The Clostridiales bacterium genome contains the following window.
ATTATAAAGAACGCCACCAAAAACCAAATGGCTTGTTCGTCGCCGTTAATGATATTTATTACGGTGGCTTGAATGCTTTGTGCGGCTGTTGCCAATATGCCCACAAATATCAAAAGCGATATGCCGTTGCCGATATTAAGCTCGGTAATTTTTTCGCCCAGCCACATCGTAAAAGACACGCCCGCTACCATTATAATGACGACAAATGTTGAAATCAGCCAATTTAAGTTAGCGCCAGCGCCAAAAATCCCTTCGTTAATCCAACCATTGCTAGACCAGCCTATTACTATTACAATAGACTGCGCTAAGGCTAGTATAAGCGTTAAATATCTTGTGTATTGGTTTAATTTCCTTCTGCCCTCTTCGCCTTGTTTGGACAATCTTTCAAAGTAAGGAATCGCCACTCCCAACAGCTGCATAATAATGGAAGCGGTAATATAAGGAGCTATTCCTAACGCCAAAAACGCGCCGTTCGCCAAAGCTCCTCCGCTTATTGCCGACATCAATCCCAAAATAGTGTCGTCCATACCTTCGTTATAATAATCGGTAGCGACGCCGGGGATAGGAAGCCAGCAACCGAAGCGATAGACTAGCAACAAAAACAAGGTAATCAAAATTTTTTTTCTTATCTCCTTGACTTTGAATGCGTTTTTGAGCGTTTCAAACATTATATCACCTCTGCTTTCCCGCCGGCTTTTTCTATAACCTCCTTAGCTTTAGCTGAAAATTTGGCAGCCTGAACGGTAAGTTTTTTGGTCAACTCGCCGTTGCCTAAAACTTTTAGCCCATAAGGCTCTATCTTTTTGATGATTCCTTTTTCTTTTAACAACTCAATAGTTACAACAGCGTCGTCATCAAAAATATTTAAGGCGCCGACATTGACAATATTATATACTTTTTTGAAGACATTAGTAAAACCGACCTTGGGCAGTCTTCTAACCAACGGCATTTGACCGCCTTCAAAACCGGGTCTTACTCCTCCTCCGCTTCTGGCTTTTTGTCCTTTATGTCCTCTGCCCGAGGTTTTGCCTAAGCCCGAGCCTGTGCCTCTGCCTACTCTCTTGGTTTTGCGGCGAGCGCCTTCTTGAGGACTTAACTCATGAATATCCATATTATTGAACTCCTATCTCCTCGACTTTTACAAGATGGCGTACTTGGAAAAGCATGCCTCTTAACGCCGAATTGTCGTTAAAGATTTTGGAACTGCCTATTTTTTTTAGTCCCAAAGCTTGTATTGTTTTTATATGTTTATCCAAACTGCCTATCGTGCTTTTTATCAATGTCACTTTGACTTGGGCAGATTGCGCCTTTTTCTTAGCCATAGTCACGCTCCTAGTTTATAATCTCTTCAACAGCCTTACCGCGCAAAGCCGCGACTTTTTCGGGGTTGCGCAAACTCTTAAGCCCTTCTAAAGTTGCCTTTACGCAGTTGATTGGATTGGAAGAACCAAGAGATTTGGTTGTTATGTCTTTTATGCCCGCAAGTTCCACGACCGCTCTTACGCTTCCGCCGGCGATAACGCCCGTGCCTTCGGGCGCGGGACGCATAAACACATATCCTCTGCCGTATTTGCCTATTACTTCGTGAGGTATTGTGGTATTGCTAAGGGCAATCTTGACCATATTCTTTTTGGCGTTTGCCGCCGCTTTTTCTATCGCCATGGGGACTTCGTTCGCCTTGCCCGTGCCGACGCCAACCGAACCTTTTTCATCGCCCACGACAACGACGGCTGTAAAACGGATATTTCTTCCGCCTTTAACAACCTTAGAAACACGCCTTACGGAAACAAGTTTGCGCTTTAATTCATCTTGTTGTCTTTCTTC
Protein-coding sequences here:
- the secY gene encoding preprotein translocase subunit SecY translates to MFETLKNAFKVKEIRKKILITLFLLLVYRFGCWLPIPGVATDYYNEGMDDTILGLMSAISGGALANGAFLALGIAPYITASIIMQLLGVAIPYFERLSKQGEEGRRKLNQYTRYLTLILALAQSIVIVIGWSSNGWINEGIFGAGANLNWLISTFVVIIMVAGVSFTMWLGEKITELNIGNGISLLIFVGILATAAQSIQATVINIINGDEQAIWFLVAFFIMIITIFLFIVFIDLSERRIPIQYAKQIKGRKMYGGQATHIPIKVNALGVMPIIFASAIVTAPQMLFQLIAPESSAYRWFMTYLGVGTWPYALVTGLLIFGFSFFYANIQFNPEDVSRNIQQYGGFIPGIRPGRPTTEYLKRINNRLTFIGAVFLAFIAIVPSVVFAVVFKTEAQLINAFSATGMLIVVSVALEFDKQLQGQLMMKHYRGFLK
- the rplO gene encoding 50S ribosomal protein L15 produces the protein MDIHELSPQEGARRKTKRVGRGTGSGLGKTSGRGHKGQKARSGGGVRPGFEGGQMPLVRRLPKVGFTNVFKKVYNIVNVGALNIFDDDAVVTIELLKEKGIIKKIEPYGLKVLGNGELTKKLTVQAAKFSAKAKEVIEKAGGKAEVI
- the rpmD gene encoding 50S ribosomal protein L30, whose product is MAKKKAQSAQVKVTLIKSTIGSLDKHIKTIQALGLKKIGSSKIFNDNSALRGMLFQVRHLVKVEEIGVQ
- the rpsE gene encoding 30S ribosomal protein S5, translating into MAKREERQQDELKRKLVSVRRVSKVVKGGRNIRFTAVVVVGDEKGSVGVGTGKANEVPMAIEKAAANAKKNMVKIALSNTTIPHEVIGKYGRGYVFMRPAPEGTGVIAGGSVRAVVELAGIKDITTKSLGSSNPINCVKATLEGLKSLRNPEKVAALRGKAVEEIIN